The Podarcis raffonei isolate rPodRaf1 chromosome 2, rPodRaf1.pri, whole genome shotgun sequence genome window below encodes:
- the LOC128409648 gene encoding fibroin heavy chain-like gives MRWGEDGGAKAAAVGERRAPLPPGAGLPPLGRGALRRSLSDPSRTARVRIRGGHGWQRERKAFRASGACERLRRGARHGGRVGGGGRGSGSQRAANAPSPLRSSAAAGRGRGASYSPGRGARLAAARPLSAASSPRGAGWAAAIAGGSFVCRATGMSAPSCSRSRASGPGEAASRLRSSRSPAGRQAGGRRSAPSLARLDRVSASARGARLRFCGGPWRSRGSLYGRPPACNRASSPGAPHRAGLPAAPTQPPAAAPEVRGLGRAAARMATVAAAVAAAQGWGIWLLLPG, from the exons ATGCGCTGGGGCGAAGACGGAGGCGCAAAGGCGGCCGCGGTGGGCGAGAGGCGCGCTCCGCTCCCTCCCGGGGCGGGTCTGCCTCCCCTAGGACGCGGCGCGCTCCGTAGGTCCCTCTCGGACCCCTCTCGGACAGCCCGCGTCCGGATTCGCGGGGGCCATGGCTGGCAGCGCGAGAGGAAAGCTTTCCGGGCGTCCGGGGCCTGCGAGCGGCTCCGCAGAGGAGCGCGGCACGGGGGCCGGGTGGGTGGAGGCGGCCGAGGCTCCGGCAGCCAGCGCGCCGCGAACGCTCCTTCTCCTCTCCGCTCTTCCGCTGCTGCCGGGCGCGGACGAGGCGCCTCTTACTCTCCGGGACGTGGAGCGCGCCTAGCCGCCGCCAGGCCCTTGTCCGCCGCCTCCTCCCCTCGGGGGGCCGGTTGGGCAGCTGCAATCGCAGGCGGCTCTTTTGTCTGCAGAGCTACGGGCATGTCCGCTCCCTCCTGCAGCCGCAGCCGCGCCAGCGGGCCTGGAGAAGCCGCATCCCGGCTCCGCTCGAGCCGATCTCccgcaggaaggcaggcaggcgggcggcGTTCGGCCCCAAGCTTGGCTCGCCTGGATCGGGTGTCGGCGTCGGCGCGGGGCGCGCGGCTCCGGTTCTGCGGCGGCCCCTGGCGAAGCCGCGGCTCTTTATACGGCCGCCCCCCGGCATGCAACAGGGCTTCGTCCCCGGGCGCCCCCCACCGCGCGGGGTTGCCAGCGGCCCCTACGCAGCCTCCTGCAGCCGCCCCCGAGGTCCGGGGGCTGGGGCGCGCGGCAGCCCGGATGGCAACGGTGgcagcggcggtggcggcggctcaAGGCTGGGGAATATGGCTTCTCCTTCCG gggtag